One Dasania marina DSM 21967 DNA segment encodes these proteins:
- a CDS encoding Na(+)-translocating NADH-quinone reductase subunit A produces the protein MIKINRGLDLPITGAPEQVIQEGPKTRAVAIIGYDYVGMKPTMAVQAGDRVKTGQLIFTDKKTDGVQFTAPATGIVSAINRGDRRVFQSLVIDVEEDEFESFPQLDPATVSREDAVANLVNTGLWTAFRTRPYSRVPAPASQPSSIFVTAIDTNPLAADPAVVIAEQKQAFADGLNVIAKLASKVFVCKAPGTDVPSVAGVSTEEFAGPHPAGLAGTHIHHLDPVNANKFAWTIGYQDVIAIGKTFIDGKLYTDRVIALAGPQLEQPRLVRTRLGADLQQLTAGQCKAGENRIISGSILGGRNAQASVSYLGRYHNQVSVLLEGDKREFMGWMSPGANKHSALGIYISQFMKGKLFNFTTTTNGSERAMVPVGNYEKVMPLDVLPTQLLRSLIVGDTEMAQALGCLELDEEDLALCSYVCAGKYEYGPILRDNLTRIEKEG, from the coding sequence ATGATTAAAATCAATCGGGGTTTGGACTTGCCTATTACTGGTGCACCTGAGCAGGTTATTCAAGAGGGCCCTAAAACTAGGGCCGTTGCGATAATCGGCTATGACTATGTTGGGATGAAACCCACCATGGCGGTGCAGGCAGGGGATAGGGTCAAAACAGGCCAGCTAATCTTCACTGACAAGAAAACTGACGGTGTTCAATTTACCGCGCCAGCCACCGGTATAGTTTCGGCTATTAACCGCGGTGACAGGCGTGTGTTTCAATCACTGGTGATTGATGTGGAAGAAGATGAGTTTGAATCTTTCCCACAGCTAGACCCAGCGACTGTTAGCCGTGAAGACGCTGTTGCAAACTTGGTTAACACTGGCCTGTGGACTGCGTTTAGAACGCGCCCCTACAGCCGTGTACCTGCACCTGCCAGCCAGCCTAGCTCTATCTTTGTTACGGCTATAGACACTAACCCGTTGGCAGCTGACCCAGCGGTAGTGATTGCTGAGCAAAAGCAAGCTTTTGCCGATGGCCTTAATGTTATCGCCAAACTTGCTAGCAAGGTTTTTGTTTGTAAAGCCCCGGGTACTGATGTGCCTAGCGTTGCCGGTGTCAGCACTGAAGAATTTGCAGGCCCACACCCCGCCGGTTTGGCCGGTACTCACATTCATCACCTAGACCCAGTAAACGCCAATAAGTTTGCTTGGACTATCGGTTACCAAGATGTGATTGCTATAGGCAAAACCTTCATTGACGGCAAGCTATACACCGATCGCGTTATCGCCTTAGCCGGCCCACAGCTTGAGCAGCCACGTTTAGTGCGCACGCGCCTAGGCGCTGACTTACAGCAATTGACCGCTGGCCAGTGTAAAGCGGGTGAAAATCGCATTATCAGTGGCTCTATTTTAGGTGGCCGCAATGCGCAGGCTTCCGTGTCTTACTTAGGCCGCTACCACAATCAAGTCAGCGTGCTGCTTGAAGGTGATAAGCGTGAGTTTATGGGCTGGATGTCTCCGGGTGCTAATAAGCATTCGGCGCTAGGTATTTATATCTCTCAGTTTATGAAGGGTAAGCTTTTCAACTTTACCACCACCACCAATGGCAGCGAGCGTGCCATGGTACCGGTAGGTAACTACGAAAAGGTTATGCCTTTGGATGTTTTACCTACCCAATTACTACGTTCATTAATTGTGGGTGATACAGAAATGGCACAAGCTTTAGGTTGTTTAGAGCTTGACGAAGAAGATCTAGCCTTATGCAGCTATGTATGTGCTGGCAAATATGAGTATGGTCCGATTCTTCGCGATAACCTGACTCGCATAGAGAAGGAGGGTTAA
- the nqrE gene encoding NADH:ubiquinone reductase (Na(+)-transporting) subunit E, with amino-acid sequence MEHYLSLLVRSIFIDNMALSFFLGMCTLLALSKKMQAAIGLGIAVIVVLAITVPVNYLIYAYLLKEGALVWLSPDFATVDLSFLGLLSYIGVIAALVQMLEMFLDKFVPALYNALGVFLPLITVNCAIMGASLFMVERDYDFGESVVFGLGSGIGWALAIVLLAGIREKMKYSDVPAGLQGLGITFITVGLMSLGFMSFGGIDL; translated from the coding sequence ATGGAACATTATTTAAGTTTGTTAGTTAGGTCGATTTTTATCGACAACATGGCGCTTAGCTTTTTCTTGGGTATGTGTACTTTGTTGGCACTGTCTAAAAAAATGCAAGCCGCTATAGGCTTGGGCATTGCGGTAATCGTGGTGTTGGCGATTACCGTACCGGTTAACTATTTAATCTATGCCTATCTTCTTAAAGAAGGTGCTTTAGTTTGGTTAAGCCCTGACTTTGCGACAGTAGATTTAAGCTTTTTAGGCTTGTTGAGCTATATCGGTGTTATCGCTGCTTTAGTTCAAATGTTAGAAATGTTCTTAGATAAATTCGTACCTGCTTTGTATAACGCCTTGGGTGTGTTCTTGCCCTTGATTACAGTGAACTGCGCCATTATGGGTGCCTCATTGTTTATGGTTGAGCGTGATTACGACTTTGGTGAATCAGTGGTATTTGGTTTAGGTTCAGGTATCGGTTGGGCGCTAGCGATAGTGTTGTTAGCCGGTATACGTGAAAAAATGAAATACAGTGATGTACCTGCTGGATTGCAAGGCTTAGGCATAACCTTTATTACCGTTGGCTTGATGTCTTTAGGCTTCATGTCATTTGGTGGTATAGACCTTTAA
- a CDS encoding NADH:ubiquinone reductase (Na(+)-transporting) subunit B, translating to MALKKFLHDIEPHFVKGGKWEKWYALYEAADTIFYTPSSTTKTTAHVRDGIDLKRMMITVWLCVFPAMFFGMWNIGFQANNILAVDPSIAVSGDWRYALLGMFAGNDPSSIWDNMWLGAMYFLPVYAVTFIVGGFWEVLFAMKRGHEVNEGFFVTSILFALICPPSIPLWQVALGITFGVVIGKEVFGGTGKNFLNPALAGRAFLFFAYPAQMSGDAVWTAIDGFTGATALSIAASDGMAALQQAMTWNQAFIGNIQGSIGETSTLAILIGGLILLWTRIASWRIVVGVMLGMVATSTVFNLLGSDSNPMFAMPWEWHLVLGGFAFAMFFMATDPVSAAMTDTGKWFFGLLIGFMVVIIRVVNPAFPEGMMLAVLFANLFAPFIDHFVVQANIKRRLARV from the coding sequence ATGGCGCTGAAAAAATTCTTACATGATATCGAGCCGCATTTTGTTAAAGGCGGTAAATGGGAAAAGTGGTACGCGCTTTACGAAGCAGCTGACACCATTTTTTACACCCCTAGCTCAACCACCAAAACCACGGCACACGTGCGCGACGGCATAGACCTTAAGCGTATGATGATTACCGTTTGGTTATGTGTATTCCCCGCCATGTTTTTTGGTATGTGGAATATTGGTTTTCAAGCTAACAACATTTTAGCCGTAGACCCTTCTATCGCCGTGAGTGGTGATTGGCGTTATGCCTTGCTAGGCATGTTTGCTGGCAACGACCCCAGCAGCATTTGGGATAATATGTGGCTAGGTGCCATGTACTTCCTACCTGTTTATGCGGTTACCTTTATTGTAGGTGGCTTCTGGGAAGTGTTGTTTGCGATGAAGCGCGGCCATGAAGTTAACGAAGGTTTCTTCGTAACCTCTATTTTATTCGCGTTAATTTGCCCACCGTCTATTCCTTTATGGCAAGTGGCCTTAGGTATTACCTTTGGTGTTGTTATAGGTAAGGAAGTATTTGGCGGTACTGGCAAAAACTTCTTAAACCCTGCGTTAGCGGGCCGTGCCTTCTTGTTCTTCGCTTACCCTGCGCAAATGTCAGGTGATGCAGTTTGGACAGCAATCGACGGGTTCACGGGTGCAACCGCGTTATCAATCGCTGCCAGTGATGGCATGGCTGCTTTACAGCAGGCGATGACTTGGAACCAAGCCTTTATTGGTAACATCCAAGGCTCTATTGGTGAAACCTCAACCTTGGCGATTCTTATCGGCGGTTTGATTCTGTTATGGACGCGCATAGCGTCATGGCGCATCGTCGTAGGCGTGATGTTGGGCATGGTGGCTACCTCTACGGTCTTTAACCTGTTAGGTTCGGATTCCAACCCCATGTTTGCTATGCCTTGGGAGTGGCACCTAGTATTAGGTGGCTTTGCCTTTGCCATGTTCTTTATGGCAACCGACCCCGTATCTGCGGCTATGACCGATACCGGTAAATGGTTCTTTGGTTTGCTAATAGGCTTTATGGTGGTGATCATTCGTGTGGTTAACCCCGCATTCCCAGAGGGCATGATGCTAGCGGTATTATTTGCTAACTTATTCGCGCCGTTCATTGACCACTTTGTGGTTCAGGCGAATATCAAACGGAGGCTTGCACGTGTCTAA
- the nqrF gene encoding NADH:ubiquinone reductase (Na(+)-transporting) subunit F, which yields MNTEIVLGVAMFTTIVLSLVVVILFARSRMVSSGNVNIEINGEKTLSVPAGDKLLQTLANNGVFLASACGGGGSCAQCKCIVSEGGGSLLPTEEPHFTKREVKEGLRLSCQTPVKQDMKIVVPEEVFGIKQWETTVASNDNVATFIKELVLTLPEGEDVDFRAGGYVQLEAPAHTVKYSDFDLGDEYKGDWERFGFLDVVSNVKEPIIRAYSMANYPGEKGIVKFNIRCATPPPNNLALTPGQMSSWVFNLKPGDKVKVMGPFGEFFAKETDNEMVFVGGGAGMAPMRSHIFDQLKRLKTDRKITFWYGARSVREVFYADEYDQLAKDFPNFTWHLALSDPQPEDNWTGLTGFIHNVLQNEYLNDHPAPEDCEYYMCGPPMMNSAVIGMLTNLGVEKENIMLDEF from the coding sequence ATGAATACAGAAATCGTTCTCGGTGTTGCGATGTTTACTACCATCGTTTTATCGTTGGTAGTGGTCATCCTGTTTGCTCGCTCTCGCATGGTGAGCTCAGGCAACGTCAATATCGAAATTAATGGCGAAAAAACCTTGTCGGTTCCCGCCGGTGATAAGTTACTGCAAACGCTTGCGAACAACGGTGTGTTTTTAGCATCGGCCTGTGGCGGTGGCGGTAGCTGTGCCCAGTGCAAGTGTATCGTTTCAGAAGGCGGTGGTTCTTTGCTGCCAACGGAAGAGCCGCACTTTACTAAGCGTGAAGTTAAAGAAGGTTTGCGTCTATCCTGTCAAACCCCTGTTAAGCAGGATATGAAGATAGTAGTACCTGAAGAAGTGTTTGGTATCAAACAGTGGGAAACTACCGTTGCCAGTAATGATAACGTAGCAACTTTCATCAAAGAGTTAGTGTTAACACTACCTGAAGGTGAAGACGTAGATTTCCGTGCCGGTGGTTATGTGCAGCTAGAAGCACCCGCGCACACCGTCAAGTACTCTGATTTTGATTTAGGTGATGAGTACAAAGGTGATTGGGAGCGCTTTGGCTTCTTGGATGTTGTTTCTAACGTTAAAGAGCCCATTATCCGCGCTTACTCTATGGCTAACTACCCCGGCGAAAAAGGTATTGTTAAGTTTAATATTCGTTGTGCTACGCCGCCGCCGAATAACTTGGCACTAACACCAGGGCAAATGTCTTCTTGGGTCTTTAACTTGAAGCCTGGCGATAAAGTTAAGGTAATGGGCCCCTTCGGTGAGTTCTTCGCGAAAGAAACAGATAACGAAATGGTGTTTGTTGGTGGTGGCGCGGGTATGGCACCTATGCGTTCACATATCTTCGACCAGCTTAAGCGTTTGAAAACCGATCGCAAAATTACTTTCTGGTACGGTGCTCGTTCAGTACGCGAAGTGTTTTACGCGGATGAGTACGATCAACTGGCAAAAGACTTCCCTAACTTCACTTGGCATTTAGCCTTAAGTGATCCACAGCCGGAAGATAACTGGACTGGTTTAACAGGGTTTATTCATAATGTTTTACAAAATGAATACCTTAACGACCACCCAGCGCCAGAGGATTGTGAGTACTACATGTGTGGGCCACCAATGATGAACTCAGCGGTTATCGGTATGCTGACTAATTTAGGCGTAGAGAAAGAAAACATCATGTTGGACGAGTTTTAA
- a CDS encoding NfeD family protein — protein MVFNTSATASSVWLLDLRGAVGPASADYLIRGINEAEQAHADLVVIRIDTPGGLDTAMRDIIKTLIASTVPVASYVAPSGSRAASAGTYIMYASHIAAMAPATNLGAATPVQIASPSLPTAPKPEDDNNNNSKEERNPAKPSNAMEQKLINDAVAYIEGLADLYGRNKAWAVKAVREGASLAAEDALKLRVIDLIAHDVDELLQQLQGRQLTVAGKPLTLNLSDIEIHRYQPDWRNKFLMVITDPNIAYILMMLGIYGLILEAYNPGTLLPGIVGGVSLLLALYAFQVLPVSYAGLALIALGVMLMVAEAFVPSFGVLGLGGLTAFVIGSIILMDTPIPAYQIALPLILSVATASAAVLVFGLAMIMRARKQKLVSGVSILEGQVATVSAMHKGRAMVQLQGELWQVSCESALQLDDSVRVIAAGGVILQVEKL, from the coding sequence ATGGTTTTCAATACCAGCGCCACAGCCAGCTCTGTCTGGCTGCTGGATTTGCGCGGTGCGGTGGGGCCGGCCTCGGCGGATTATTTAATACGCGGTATTAACGAGGCGGAACAGGCCCATGCGGATTTGGTGGTTATACGTATAGATACCCCCGGCGGTTTGGATACCGCCATGCGTGACATTATTAAAACGCTGATTGCCTCCACGGTACCTGTGGCCAGTTACGTTGCCCCTAGCGGCTCGCGGGCGGCAAGTGCCGGTACTTATATTATGTATGCCAGTCATATCGCGGCTATGGCTCCGGCTACTAACTTGGGGGCGGCCACGCCGGTACAAATTGCCAGCCCTAGTTTGCCTACTGCGCCTAAACCTGAAGACGATAATAACAATAACTCCAAAGAGGAGCGTAACCCTGCCAAGCCCAGTAATGCCATGGAGCAAAAGCTAATCAATGATGCGGTGGCTTATATAGAGGGTTTGGCGGATCTTTATGGGCGCAATAAGGCCTGGGCGGTAAAGGCGGTGCGGGAAGGGGCTAGCCTAGCCGCTGAGGATGCGCTTAAGCTGCGGGTAATAGATCTTATCGCCCATGATGTAGATGAGTTGCTGCAGCAGCTACAGGGGCGACAGTTAACGGTGGCAGGTAAGCCGCTAACCTTGAACTTGAGTGACATTGAAATTCACCGCTATCAGCCCGATTGGCGCAATAAGTTTTTGATGGTGATCACCGACCCTAATATTGCCTATATTTTGATGATGCTGGGCATCTACGGTTTAATTTTAGAGGCTTATAACCCCGGCACGCTGCTGCCCGGCATAGTCGGCGGGGTGAGCTTGTTGCTGGCCCTGTATGCCTTTCAGGTGTTGCCGGTGAGTTATGCGGGTTTGGCCTTAATTGCCTTGGGTGTCATGTTAATGGTGGCAGAGGCCTTTGTGCCCAGTTTTGGTGTGTTGGGTTTGGGTGGCCTCACGGCGTTTGTTATAGGCTCTATTATTCTTATGGATACCCCTATTCCGGCTTACCAAATCGCACTGCCATTAATACTCAGTGTTGCCACCGCTAGTGCTGCGGTGCTGGTGTTTGGTTTGGCGATGATTATGCGTGCGAGAAAGCAAAAGCTTGTTTCTGGTGTGTCGATATTAGAGGGTCAAGTTGCAACAGTGAGCGCCATGCACAAGGGTAGGGCGATGGTGCAGTTGCAGGGTGAATTATGGCAGGTAAGTTGTGAGTCAGCGTTGCAGCTAGATGATAGCGTGCGTGTTATCGCCGCTGGCGGCGTTATTCTGCAGGTGGAAAAACTATAG
- a CDS encoding PilZ domain-containing protein has protein sequence MDKSSPSSKTNPFDMGDMRNYFRVSSEVKIRTVPCSQQQVEKELWPKALSKSPSLLLLEALKITEHEAAPLLRSIGEQNRAVEQYLRNINKRLELIGSYLNESSEQQNDSSEQHVLISEGGIEYKVDSLSHSKLGDYLALEVILSLSQSALSLFGKVINVREKNKQYLIGVEFLQLKELDRQQLAKHVIQQQLADKRDAKAKG, from the coding sequence ATGGATAAATCGTCTCCCTCTTCTAAGACCAACCCCTTTGACATGGGGGATATGCGCAATTATTTTAGGGTCAGCTCTGAGGTTAAAATTCGCACTGTGCCCTGCAGCCAGCAGCAAGTAGAAAAGGAGCTGTGGCCGAAAGCGCTAAGTAAAAGCCCCTCCCTACTGTTATTAGAAGCCTTAAAAATTACTGAGCATGAAGCGGCCCCCTTATTGCGCAGCATAGGCGAGCAAAATCGAGCGGTGGAACAGTATTTACGTAATATTAATAAACGCCTAGAGTTGATAGGCAGTTATTTAAATGAAAGTAGCGAACAACAGAATGATAGCAGTGAGCAGCACGTTCTGATTAGCGAAGGCGGTATAGAGTATAAAGTTGACAGTTTAAGTCATAGTAAACTGGGGGATTATCTAGCCTTAGAAGTGATACTCAGCCTGTCGCAATCCGCCCTATCACTGTTTGGCAAAGTGATTAATGTACGCGAGAAAAATAAGCAATACCTAATAGGCGTAGAATTTTTACAGCTGAAAGAGCTAGACAGGCAGCAGCTGGCTAAGCATGTCATACAACAGCAACTGGCTGACAAGCGTGATGCTAAAGCCAAAGGCTAA
- the nqrM gene encoding (Na+)-NQR maturation NqrM, which translates to MATFIITFCFIAFVIAAMAIGVIMGKKPITGSCGGMSALGMETACDICGGDQEICDDENERIASLAKTELAYDATKK; encoded by the coding sequence ATGGCCACATTTATTATTACCTTTTGTTTTATCGCCTTTGTTATCGCCGCTATGGCCATAGGTGTGATTATGGGTAAAAAGCCTATTACAGGCTCCTGTGGCGGTATGAGTGCTTTGGGTATGGAGACTGCTTGCGATATTTGCGGTGGCGACCAGGAGATTTGTGATGACGAGAATGAGCGCATAGCTAGCTTAGCAAAAACCGAGCTAGCCTATGACGCTACTAAAAAATAA
- a CDS encoding NADH:ubiquinone reductase (Na(+)-transporting) subunit D encodes MSTIKDTLIDPIFKNNPIALQVLGVCSALAVTSSLKVTLVMCLSVTVVTGCSNFCISLIRNQIPNSIRIIVQMVIIASLVIVVDQLLKAYAYEISKQLSVFVGLIITNCIVMGRAEAYAMKNPPIPSFFDGIGNGLGYSAVLVFVAVFRELLGSGKLMGYEILPLVNDGGWYVPNGLLLLPPSAFFLIGLFIWALRTAKVDQVETPEFKMAKNTSAQESV; translated from the coding sequence ATGTCTACAATTAAAGATACATTAATAGACCCCATTTTTAAGAACAACCCTATCGCCTTACAGGTGTTGGGTGTTTGTTCTGCTTTGGCGGTTACTTCTAGCTTAAAAGTTACTTTAGTTATGTGTTTGTCGGTAACGGTTGTTACCGGTTGCTCTAACTTTTGCATATCGTTAATTCGCAATCAGATTCCTAACAGCATACGTATCATCGTACAGATGGTTATTATTGCCTCGCTGGTAATCGTGGTTGACCAATTGCTTAAAGCCTACGCTTATGAAATTAGTAAGCAGCTATCGGTATTTGTTGGTTTGATTATTACCAACTGTATTGTTATGGGTAGGGCTGAAGCCTACGCGATGAAAAACCCACCTATACCCAGCTTCTTTGACGGCATAGGTAACGGTTTAGGCTACAGCGCGGTATTGGTTTTTGTTGCGGTTTTCCGTGAGCTATTAGGCTCGGGTAAATTAATGGGCTACGAGATCCTGCCCTTGGTTAACGATGGCGGCTGGTATGTGCCTAACGGTTTACTACTATTGCCACCGAGTGCGTTCTTCTTAATTGGCTTGTTTATCTGGGCATTACGCACAGCTAAAGTCGATCAAGTTGAAACTCCTGAATTCAAAATGGCGAAAAATACTAGCGCCCAGGAGAGTGTGTAA
- a CDS encoding Na(+)-translocating NADH-quinone reductase subunit C: MSKETTSKTITVALVLCLVCSLVVAGSAVLLKSRQQANKLVDKQSNILAAAGLLEAGTPVIEQFEQVTTRVVDLNKGVFTDEIDAATFKPKAAAKDRSLSMNLTGEQDQAKISRRENYSLVYLIEKEGQLDTIILPIRGYGLWSTLYGFIALENDGNTVVGLGFSEHGETPGLGGEVDNPKWKAIWPGKKVYADDDVALHLIKGSVDPSSKNADYQVDGLAGATLTSRGVTNLVQFWLGDLGFQKFLTNLRAGEAG, translated from the coding sequence GTGTCTAAAGAAACAACATCAAAAACCATTACAGTTGCCTTAGTGCTGTGCTTAGTTTGTTCACTAGTGGTTGCCGGCTCTGCTGTTTTATTAAAAAGCAGGCAGCAAGCCAATAAACTGGTTGATAAACAAAGCAATATACTGGCTGCAGCGGGCTTATTAGAAGCTGGCACGCCGGTTATTGAGCAGTTTGAGCAGGTCACCACCCGTGTTGTTGATTTAAACAAAGGGGTGTTTACTGACGAAATAGACGCAGCAACTTTTAAACCGAAAGCCGCGGCTAAAGATCGCAGCTTGTCTATGAACTTAACCGGCGAGCAAGACCAAGCCAAAATCTCACGTAGGGAAAACTACAGCTTAGTTTACTTGATAGAGAAAGAGGGTCAGCTAGACACCATCATACTGCCTATACGCGGTTATGGTTTGTGGTCTACTTTGTATGGCTTTATCGCGCTTGAAAATGATGGTAACACTGTCGTTGGTTTAGGCTTTTCCGAGCACGGTGAAACACCCGGGCTAGGTGGCGAAGTTGACAACCCTAAGTGGAAAGCCATTTGGCCAGGTAAAAAAGTTTATGCGGATGATGACGTAGCGTTACATTTGATTAAAGGTTCGGTTGATCCTTCTTCTAAAAACGCTGATTACCAAGTTGATGGCCTGGCAGGTGCAACCCTGACTAGCCGCGGTGTAACCAATCTTGTTCAGTTTTGGCTGGGCGATTTAGGTTTCCAAAAATTCCTCACTAACTTACGTGCAGGGGAGGCCGGATAA
- a CDS encoding slipin family protein → MDTLYYYGPLLALAAILLLSLFRVLREYERGVIFMLGRFYRVKGPGLIIVVPILQQMVRVDLRTVVMDVPTQDVISRDNVSVKVNAVVYLRVIDPEKAIIQVEDFLNATSQLSQTTLRSVLGKHELDEMLAERETLNADIQESLDKQTDAWGIKVSNVEIKHIDLDESMIRAIAKQAEAERERRAKVIHAEGEDQAAAKLLSAAQTLAKQPQAIQLRYMQTLTDIAGDKSSTIVFPLPMDILQLLNKSE, encoded by the coding sequence ATGGACACACTTTATTATTACGGCCCTTTACTGGCGCTGGCCGCTATTTTATTACTGTCGCTGTTTCGGGTGTTGCGGGAGTACGAGCGCGGCGTAATTTTTATGCTGGGGCGCTTTTATCGCGTAAAGGGGCCGGGCTTAATCATTGTTGTGCCTATATTGCAGCAAATGGTGCGAGTGGATTTACGCACCGTGGTGATGGATGTGCCCACTCAGGATGTGATTTCACGGGACAATGTCTCGGTGAAGGTCAATGCGGTGGTTTATTTACGGGTTATAGATCCGGAAAAGGCCATTATTCAGGTAGAAGATTTTCTTAACGCCACCAGCCAGCTCTCCCAAACCACCTTGCGCTCTGTGTTGGGCAAGCATGAGCTAGATGAAATGTTGGCCGAGCGTGAAACTCTCAATGCCGATATACAAGAAAGCCTTGATAAACAGACCGATGCCTGGGGGATTAAGGTCTCCAATGTAGAGATTAAGCATATAGACTTGGATGAGAGCATGATCCGGGCTATTGCCAAGCAGGCCGAGGCCGAGCGGGAGCGGCGCGCCAAGGTGATACATGCCGAGGGTGAGGATCAAGCGGCTGCCAAGCTATTGAGCGCCGCCCAAACCTTGGCGAAACAACCACAGGCGATACAGTTGCGCTATATGCAAACCTTGACCGATATCGCCGGCGACAAGAGTTCAACTATTGTGTTTCCTTTGCCTATGGATATTTTGCAGCTGCTAAATAAGTCTGAATAA
- a CDS encoding FAD:protein FMN transferase, with the protein MLSVFVLALTTLLSACSEQPLAALKLSGKTMGTTYHITVVHGEQAIDAAAIQALVDQRLQQINQQMSTYISDSELMQFNRLPVGQWQQVSPELFHVLLQSMEISWLTGGAFDITVGPLVNAWGFGNTGHEDRIPSQTLIDSLLADAGFQNIELNIGSIAISKKTPLQIDLSAIAKGYGVDQVADLLREQGYQHFMAEVGGELRLSGHSPKRQPWLIAIEQPDGSFGEVYKAVALTDKAIATSGDYRNYFEKEGQRYSHTLSPITGKPITHNLASVTVIADEAAQADGLATAINVMGPEAGLKLAQQQGLAIYLLVKTEQGFAAKYSDAFRPYLQ; encoded by the coding sequence ATGCTCTCCGTTTTTGTTTTAGCCCTCACCACTTTACTCTCTGCTTGCAGCGAGCAGCCCCTAGCGGCGCTTAAGCTCAGCGGCAAGACCATGGGTACCACGTACCACATCACTGTGGTGCACGGCGAGCAGGCTATCGATGCTGCCGCGATACAGGCACTGGTTGATCAACGCTTACAGCAAATCAATCAGCAAATGTCTACTTACATAAGCGACTCTGAATTAATGCAATTCAACCGCTTACCGGTAGGCCAGTGGCAGCAGGTTAGCCCTGAGCTATTTCATGTGTTATTGCAAAGCATGGAAATTTCCTGGCTGACCGGTGGCGCCTTTGACATTACGGTAGGGCCGTTGGTGAATGCTTGGGGTTTTGGCAATACCGGTCACGAAGATAGAATACCCAGCCAAACGCTAATCGATAGTTTGTTGGCCGATGCTGGCTTTCAGAATATAGAGTTGAATATAGGCAGCATAGCAATTAGCAAAAAAACGCCTTTGCAAATTGATTTGTCGGCTATAGCCAAAGGCTACGGGGTGGATCAAGTTGCTGATTTACTCAGGGAACAGGGCTATCAGCATTTTATGGCGGAAGTAGGCGGTGAGCTGCGTCTCAGCGGCCACAGCCCTAAACGCCAGCCGTGGCTGATAGCGATAGAGCAGCCCGACGGCAGCTTCGGTGAGGTGTATAAGGCCGTTGCCCTTACCGATAAGGCTATTGCCACCTCGGGTGATTACCGTAACTATTTCGAGAAAGAGGGGCAGCGTTACTCGCATACCCTGTCACCGATTACGGGCAAGCCTATTACCCATAACCTCGCTTCAGTGACCGTGATTGCCGATGAGGCAGCGCAGGCCGACGGTTTAGCGACCGCCATTAATGTGATGGGGCCAGAGGCAGGGCTTAAACTGGCCCAGCAGCAGGGCTTGGCGATATATCTTTTGGTTAAAACCGAGCAAGGTTTTGCCGCTAAATACAGCGATGCTTTTAGGCCTTATTTACAGTAA